Proteins from one Triticum aestivum cultivar Chinese Spring chromosome 7A, IWGSC CS RefSeq v2.1, whole genome shotgun sequence genomic window:
- the LOC123149124 gene encoding rRNA-processing protein FCF1 homolog — protein sequence MGKSKSKGAKFAAVKKIISKKTIQKYKEDVLDPRKKDTEKEKLGRNVPQVSSALFFSYNMALGPPYRVIVDTNFINFSIQNKLDLEKGMMDCLYAKCTPCITDCVMAELEKLGQKYRVALRIAKDPRFQRLACTHKGTYADDCIVERITQHKCYIVATCDRDLKRRIRKVPGVPIMYITQHRYSIERLPEATIGGAPRI from the exons ATGGGGAAGTCGAAGAGCAAGGGCgccaagttcgccgccgtcaagaagaTCATCAGCAAGAAGACCATCCAGAA GTACAAGGAAGATGTGCTGGACCCGCGGAAGAAGGACACCGAGAAGGAGAAGCTCGGCCGGAATGT GCCGCAGGTGTCGTCGGCGCTCTTCTTCAGCTACAACATGGCGCTCGGGCCGCCCTACCGGGTCATCGTCGACACCAACTTCATCAATTTCTCCATCCAGAACAAG TTGGATTTGGAGAAAGGAATGATGGATTGCCTTTATGCAAAAT GTACCCCTTGCATCACTGATTGTGTTATGGCTGAGCTTGAAAAGTTAGGACAAAAATATCGTGTGGCTTTGAG AATTGCTAAGGACCCTAGGTTCCAGAGATTAGCGTGCACACACAAGGGAACTTATGCTGATGACTGTATTGTTGAGAGAATTACTCAG CACAAATGCTACATTGTTGCCACCTGCGATAGAGATTtaaagaggagaataagaaag GTTCCTGGTGTGCCAATCATGTATATCACCCAACACAGGTACTCGATAGAACGACTCCCTGAAGCTACAATTGGTGGAG CACCAAGAATCTGA